A region from the Aphis gossypii isolate Hap1 chromosome 1, ASM2018417v2, whole genome shotgun sequence genome encodes:
- the LOC114131929 gene encoding kinesin-like protein KIF2A isoform X4, with product MNPDTRSISVEWLENGETKGKEIDLDGILELNPQLRSNIPSITMVAQNGTNIPTTSKLARYSTKASIQAFTNNKGSYKGTKPVSRQTNHYSPAVNGTGEVLSTTVPCTPLNPPTQYQQIPVLKPADPPPQTQQLTHLYSNNTAGAIRGSNTTTVAAAAAAAAAAAKDRRSNVVKEVAKLKKNREERRQRQAELKEEKEALMNMDPGNPNWEFLAMIRDYQSNLDFKPLRDSEVVEDHQISVCVRKRPLNKKELNRKEVDVVAIPSKNQVIVHEPKNKVDLTKYLENQHFRFDYAFDETCTNETVYKYTARPLVKTIFDGGMATCFAYGQTGSGKTHTMGGDFHGKTQDCKKGIYAMAAKDVFRFLNSPSYSPLNLVVTASFFEIYSGKVFDLLGDKAKLRVLEDGMQKVQVVGLTEKVVTTVDEVLKIINDGNSARTSGQTSANSNSSRSHAVFQIVLRIPGLNQIHGKFSLIDLAGNERGADTSSANRQTRMEGAEINKSLLALKECIRALGKKGSHLPFRASKLTQVLKDSFVGENTKTCMIAMISPGLSSCEHSLNTLRYADRVKELDASDPAAGEVHAPMYTSPPSRSPNMSRKLQDVSMVDDDLAALRSLNEGELSADLYNFHEAVSQLQEQEDEMLDKHKSLLESGQKWLQKDKQLLAMTKNVDYDQDAYSLQLLNLLQTKLAATQDLVETVLAFRKQLTTEEQFSQNINRGNHR from the exons ATGAATCCAGATACAAGAAGCATTTCAGTGGAATGGCTTGAAAATGGAGAAACAAAAGGCAAAGAG atTGATTTAGATGGGATCTTGGAGTTGAATCCTCAATTACGTTCAAATATTCCCAGTATTACTATGGTTGCTCAAAATGGTACTAATATACCAACAACTAGCAAGTTAGCGAGg tattCCACTAAAGCTTCAATACAagcatttacaaataataaag gttcatATAAAGGAACAAAACCAGTTAGTAGGCAAACCAATCATTATTCACCAGCAGTGAATGGCACTGGAGAAGTTTTATCAACAACTGTTCCCTGTACACCTTTAAACCCTCCAACCCAATATCAACAAATTCCTGTATTAAAACCAGCAGATCCACCACCTCAAACACAACAACTAACTCACTTGTACAGCAATAATACAGCAGGAGCAATCCGTGGCTCAAATACTACTACAGTAGCAGCAGCCgcagctgctgctgctgcagcTGCCAAAGATAGACGGAGTAATGTAGTTAAGGAAGTtgctaaattgaaaaaaaaccgaGAGGAAAGGCGACAACGTCAAGCTGaattaaaagaagaaaaagaagCATTAATGAACATGGACCCTGGTAATCCAAATTGGGAGTTTCTTGCTATGATTAG agatTATCAAtctaatttagattttaaacctTTGAGAGACTCTGAAGTAGTTGAAGATCATCAAATTTCTGTTTGTGTCAGAAAAAGGCCACTTAATAAAAAAG aattaaatcgGAAAGAAGTTGATGTTGTTGCAATTCCATCTAAAAATCAGGTTATTGTTCATGAACCTAAAAACAAAGTAGatcttacaaaatatttagaaaaccaGCATTTCCGATTTGATTATGCCTTTGACGAGACTTGCACTAATGAGACGGTTTATAA atatacTGCAAGACCTCTTGTTAAAACCATATTCGATGGTGGCATGGCAACATGCTTTGCTTACGGACAAACCGGAAGTGGTAAGACACATACTATGGGTGGAGATTTCCATGGGAAAACACAAGACTGTAAAAAAGGCATTTATGCTATGGCTGCTAAAGATGTTTTCCGTTTTTTGAATTCGCCTAGTTATTCGCCATTAAATCTGGTTGTTACTGCTagcttttttgaaatatacagTGGCAag GTGTTTGACTTGCTGGGTGATAAAGCCAAGTTAAGAGTACTCGAAGATGGTATGCAAAAAGTACAAGTAGTTGGTCTTACTGAAAAAGTAGTTACTACAGTAGAtgaagtattgaaaataattaatgacggCAATAGTGCtag GACATCTGGTCAGACATCTGCCAATAGTAACTCTTCAAGGTCTCATGCCGTTTTCCAAATTGTATTGCGTATACCAggtttaaatcaaatacatggaaaattttcattaatagatTTAGCTGGAAATGAAAGAGGTGCCGACACGTCATCGGCCAACCGACAAACac gaaTGGAAGGtgcagaaataaataaatctctaCTTGCACTGAAAGAGTGTATCCGTGCTTTAGGCAAAAAAGGTTCTCATTTACCTTTTAGAGCAAGTAAATTAACACAAGTACTTAAAGATTCTTTTGTTGGTGAAAATACTAAGACCTGTATG attGCAATGATAAGTCCAGGACTAAGCTCATGTGAACATTCTCTGAACACGCTCCGTTACGCTGACCGTGTTAAAGAATTGGACGCATCAGATCCTGCTGCTGGCGAAGTTCATGCTCCCATGTATACTTCACCACCAAGTCGTTCTCCGAATATGTCTCGTAAGTTACAGGATGTCAGTATGGTTGATGACGATTTAGCAGCATTAAGATCGCttaat GAAGGTGAATTGTCAGCAGACTTATACAATTTCCACGAAGCCGTTTCCCAACTGCAAGAACAAGAAGATGAAATGCTAGATAAACACAAGTCATTATTAGAATCTGGACAGAAATGGTTACAAAAAGACAAACAGTTGTTGGCAATGACTAAGAATGTTGACTACGATCAAGATG
- the LOC114131929 gene encoding kinesin-like protein KIF2A isoform X3, translating to MTQQSAFQTLIKGRIHKAVVSRMNPDTRSISVEWLENGETKGKEIDLDGILELNPQLRSNIPSITMVAQNGTNIPTTSKLARYSTKASIQAFTNNKGSYKGTKPVSRQTNHYSPAVNGTGEVLSTTVPCTPLNPPTQYQQIPVLKPADPPPQTQQLTHLYSNNTAGAIRGSNTTTVAAAAAAAAAAAKDRRSNVVKEVAKLKKNREERRQRQAELKEEKEALMNMDPGNPNWEFLAMIRDYQSNLDFKPLRDSEVVEDHQISVCVRKRPLNKKELNRKEVDVVAIPSKNQVIVHEPKNKVDLTKYLENQHFRFDYAFDETCTNETVYKYTARPLVKTIFDGGMATCFAYGQTGSGKTHTMGGDFHGKTQDCKKGIYAMAAKDVFRFLNSPSYSPLNLVVTASFFEIYSGKVFDLLGDKAKLRVLEDGMQKVQVVGLTEKVVTTVDEVLKIINDGNSARTSGQTSANSNSSRSHAVFQIVLRIPGLNQIHGKFSLIDLAGNERGADTSSANRQTRMEGAEINKSLLALKECIRALGKKGSHLPFRASKLTQVLKDSFVGENTKTCMIAMISPGLSSCEHSLNTLRYADRVKELDASDPAAGEVHAPMYTSPPSRSPNMSRKLQDVSMVDDDLAALRSLNEGELSADLYNFHEAVSQLQEQEDEMLDKHKSLLESGQKWLQKDKQLLAMTKNVDYDQDAYSLQLLNLLQTKLAATQDLVETVLAFRKQLTTEEQFSQNINRGNHR from the exons gtcgTATTCATAAAGCGGTTGTGTCTAGGATGAATCCAGATACAAGAAGCATTTCAGTGGAATGGCTTGAAAATGGAGAAACAAAAGGCAAAGAG atTGATTTAGATGGGATCTTGGAGTTGAATCCTCAATTACGTTCAAATATTCCCAGTATTACTATGGTTGCTCAAAATGGTACTAATATACCAACAACTAGCAAGTTAGCGAGg tattCCACTAAAGCTTCAATACAagcatttacaaataataaag gttcatATAAAGGAACAAAACCAGTTAGTAGGCAAACCAATCATTATTCACCAGCAGTGAATGGCACTGGAGAAGTTTTATCAACAACTGTTCCCTGTACACCTTTAAACCCTCCAACCCAATATCAACAAATTCCTGTATTAAAACCAGCAGATCCACCACCTCAAACACAACAACTAACTCACTTGTACAGCAATAATACAGCAGGAGCAATCCGTGGCTCAAATACTACTACAGTAGCAGCAGCCgcagctgctgctgctgcagcTGCCAAAGATAGACGGAGTAATGTAGTTAAGGAAGTtgctaaattgaaaaaaaaccgaGAGGAAAGGCGACAACGTCAAGCTGaattaaaagaagaaaaagaagCATTAATGAACATGGACCCTGGTAATCCAAATTGGGAGTTTCTTGCTATGATTAG agatTATCAAtctaatttagattttaaacctTTGAGAGACTCTGAAGTAGTTGAAGATCATCAAATTTCTGTTTGTGTCAGAAAAAGGCCACTTAATAAAAAAG aattaaatcgGAAAGAAGTTGATGTTGTTGCAATTCCATCTAAAAATCAGGTTATTGTTCATGAACCTAAAAACAAAGTAGatcttacaaaatatttagaaaaccaGCATTTCCGATTTGATTATGCCTTTGACGAGACTTGCACTAATGAGACGGTTTATAA atatacTGCAAGACCTCTTGTTAAAACCATATTCGATGGTGGCATGGCAACATGCTTTGCTTACGGACAAACCGGAAGTGGTAAGACACATACTATGGGTGGAGATTTCCATGGGAAAACACAAGACTGTAAAAAAGGCATTTATGCTATGGCTGCTAAAGATGTTTTCCGTTTTTTGAATTCGCCTAGTTATTCGCCATTAAATCTGGTTGTTACTGCTagcttttttgaaatatacagTGGCAag GTGTTTGACTTGCTGGGTGATAAAGCCAAGTTAAGAGTACTCGAAGATGGTATGCAAAAAGTACAAGTAGTTGGTCTTACTGAAAAAGTAGTTACTACAGTAGAtgaagtattgaaaataattaatgacggCAATAGTGCtag GACATCTGGTCAGACATCTGCCAATAGTAACTCTTCAAGGTCTCATGCCGTTTTCCAAATTGTATTGCGTATACCAggtttaaatcaaatacatggaaaattttcattaatagatTTAGCTGGAAATGAAAGAGGTGCCGACACGTCATCGGCCAACCGACAAACac gaaTGGAAGGtgcagaaataaataaatctctaCTTGCACTGAAAGAGTGTATCCGTGCTTTAGGCAAAAAAGGTTCTCATTTACCTTTTAGAGCAAGTAAATTAACACAAGTACTTAAAGATTCTTTTGTTGGTGAAAATACTAAGACCTGTATG attGCAATGATAAGTCCAGGACTAAGCTCATGTGAACATTCTCTGAACACGCTCCGTTACGCTGACCGTGTTAAAGAATTGGACGCATCAGATCCTGCTGCTGGCGAAGTTCATGCTCCCATGTATACTTCACCACCAAGTCGTTCTCCGAATATGTCTCGTAAGTTACAGGATGTCAGTATGGTTGATGACGATTTAGCAGCATTAAGATCGCttaat GAAGGTGAATTGTCAGCAGACTTATACAATTTCCACGAAGCCGTTTCCCAACTGCAAGAACAAGAAGATGAAATGCTAGATAAACACAAGTCATTATTAGAATCTGGACAGAAATGGTTACAAAAAGACAAACAGTTGTTGGCAATGACTAAGAATGTTGACTACGATCAAGATG
- the LOC114131929 gene encoding kinesin-like protein KIF2A isoform X2, which yields MQVEEPLFEGVNLKLAMDIKIKRTDGRIHKAVVSRMNPDTRSISVEWLENGETKGKEIDLDGILELNPQLRSNIPSITMVAQNGTNIPTTSKLARYSTKASIQAFTNNKGSYKGTKPVSRQTNHYSPAVNGTGEVLSTTVPCTPLNPPTQYQQIPVLKPADPPPQTQQLTHLYSNNTAGAIRGSNTTTVAAAAAAAAAAAKDRRSNVVKEVAKLKKNREERRQRQAELKEEKEALMNMDPGNPNWEFLAMIRDYQSNLDFKPLRDSEVVEDHQISVCVRKRPLNKKELNRKEVDVVAIPSKNQVIVHEPKNKVDLTKYLENQHFRFDYAFDETCTNETVYKYTARPLVKTIFDGGMATCFAYGQTGSGKTHTMGGDFHGKTQDCKKGIYAMAAKDVFRFLNSPSYSPLNLVVTASFFEIYSGKVFDLLGDKAKLRVLEDGMQKVQVVGLTEKVVTTVDEVLKIINDGNSARTSGQTSANSNSSRSHAVFQIVLRIPGLNQIHGKFSLIDLAGNERGADTSSANRQTRMEGAEINKSLLALKECIRALGKKGSHLPFRASKLTQVLKDSFVGENTKTCMIAMISPGLSSCEHSLNTLRYADRVKELDASDPAAGEVHAPMYTSPPSRSPNMSRKLQDVSMVDDDLAALRSLNEGELSADLYNFHEAVSQLQEQEDEMLDKHKSLLESGQKWLQKDKQLLAMTKNVDYDQDAYSLQLLNLLQTKLAATQDLVETVLAFRKQLTTEEQFSQNINRGNHR from the exons ATGCAAGTTGAAGAACCTTTGTTCGAGGGCGTAAACTTGAAGCTGGCCATGGACATCAAGATCAAGCGTACCGACG gtcgTATTCATAAAGCGGTTGTGTCTAGGATGAATCCAGATACAAGAAGCATTTCAGTGGAATGGCTTGAAAATGGAGAAACAAAAGGCAAAGAG atTGATTTAGATGGGATCTTGGAGTTGAATCCTCAATTACGTTCAAATATTCCCAGTATTACTATGGTTGCTCAAAATGGTACTAATATACCAACAACTAGCAAGTTAGCGAGg tattCCACTAAAGCTTCAATACAagcatttacaaataataaag gttcatATAAAGGAACAAAACCAGTTAGTAGGCAAACCAATCATTATTCACCAGCAGTGAATGGCACTGGAGAAGTTTTATCAACAACTGTTCCCTGTACACCTTTAAACCCTCCAACCCAATATCAACAAATTCCTGTATTAAAACCAGCAGATCCACCACCTCAAACACAACAACTAACTCACTTGTACAGCAATAATACAGCAGGAGCAATCCGTGGCTCAAATACTACTACAGTAGCAGCAGCCgcagctgctgctgctgcagcTGCCAAAGATAGACGGAGTAATGTAGTTAAGGAAGTtgctaaattgaaaaaaaaccgaGAGGAAAGGCGACAACGTCAAGCTGaattaaaagaagaaaaagaagCATTAATGAACATGGACCCTGGTAATCCAAATTGGGAGTTTCTTGCTATGATTAG agatTATCAAtctaatttagattttaaacctTTGAGAGACTCTGAAGTAGTTGAAGATCATCAAATTTCTGTTTGTGTCAGAAAAAGGCCACTTAATAAAAAAG aattaaatcgGAAAGAAGTTGATGTTGTTGCAATTCCATCTAAAAATCAGGTTATTGTTCATGAACCTAAAAACAAAGTAGatcttacaaaatatttagaaaaccaGCATTTCCGATTTGATTATGCCTTTGACGAGACTTGCACTAATGAGACGGTTTATAA atatacTGCAAGACCTCTTGTTAAAACCATATTCGATGGTGGCATGGCAACATGCTTTGCTTACGGACAAACCGGAAGTGGTAAGACACATACTATGGGTGGAGATTTCCATGGGAAAACACAAGACTGTAAAAAAGGCATTTATGCTATGGCTGCTAAAGATGTTTTCCGTTTTTTGAATTCGCCTAGTTATTCGCCATTAAATCTGGTTGTTACTGCTagcttttttgaaatatacagTGGCAag GTGTTTGACTTGCTGGGTGATAAAGCCAAGTTAAGAGTACTCGAAGATGGTATGCAAAAAGTACAAGTAGTTGGTCTTACTGAAAAAGTAGTTACTACAGTAGAtgaagtattgaaaataattaatgacggCAATAGTGCtag GACATCTGGTCAGACATCTGCCAATAGTAACTCTTCAAGGTCTCATGCCGTTTTCCAAATTGTATTGCGTATACCAggtttaaatcaaatacatggaaaattttcattaatagatTTAGCTGGAAATGAAAGAGGTGCCGACACGTCATCGGCCAACCGACAAACac gaaTGGAAGGtgcagaaataaataaatctctaCTTGCACTGAAAGAGTGTATCCGTGCTTTAGGCAAAAAAGGTTCTCATTTACCTTTTAGAGCAAGTAAATTAACACAAGTACTTAAAGATTCTTTTGTTGGTGAAAATACTAAGACCTGTATG attGCAATGATAAGTCCAGGACTAAGCTCATGTGAACATTCTCTGAACACGCTCCGTTACGCTGACCGTGTTAAAGAATTGGACGCATCAGATCCTGCTGCTGGCGAAGTTCATGCTCCCATGTATACTTCACCACCAAGTCGTTCTCCGAATATGTCTCGTAAGTTACAGGATGTCAGTATGGTTGATGACGATTTAGCAGCATTAAGATCGCttaat GAAGGTGAATTGTCAGCAGACTTATACAATTTCCACGAAGCCGTTTCCCAACTGCAAGAACAAGAAGATGAAATGCTAGATAAACACAAGTCATTATTAGAATCTGGACAGAAATGGTTACAAAAAGACAAACAGTTGTTGGCAATGACTAAGAATGTTGACTACGATCAAGATG
- the LOC114131929 gene encoding kinesin-like protein KIF2A isoform X1, with the protein MSSWIKKSLSCFHHDKQRNDGRCKCKKNICSISDKNIQCNFDEEFNSEMCVGNLVEDAGRIHKAVVSRMNPDTRSISVEWLENGETKGKEIDLDGILELNPQLRSNIPSITMVAQNGTNIPTTSKLARYSTKASIQAFTNNKGSYKGTKPVSRQTNHYSPAVNGTGEVLSTTVPCTPLNPPTQYQQIPVLKPADPPPQTQQLTHLYSNNTAGAIRGSNTTTVAAAAAAAAAAAKDRRSNVVKEVAKLKKNREERRQRQAELKEEKEALMNMDPGNPNWEFLAMIRDYQSNLDFKPLRDSEVVEDHQISVCVRKRPLNKKELNRKEVDVVAIPSKNQVIVHEPKNKVDLTKYLENQHFRFDYAFDETCTNETVYKYTARPLVKTIFDGGMATCFAYGQTGSGKTHTMGGDFHGKTQDCKKGIYAMAAKDVFRFLNSPSYSPLNLVVTASFFEIYSGKVFDLLGDKAKLRVLEDGMQKVQVVGLTEKVVTTVDEVLKIINDGNSARTSGQTSANSNSSRSHAVFQIVLRIPGLNQIHGKFSLIDLAGNERGADTSSANRQTRMEGAEINKSLLALKECIRALGKKGSHLPFRASKLTQVLKDSFVGENTKTCMIAMISPGLSSCEHSLNTLRYADRVKELDASDPAAGEVHAPMYTSPPSRSPNMSRKLQDVSMVDDDLAALRSLNEGELSADLYNFHEAVSQLQEQEDEMLDKHKSLLESGQKWLQKDKQLLAMTKNVDYDQDAYSLQLLNLLQTKLAATQDLVETVLAFRKQLTTEEQFSQNINRGNHR; encoded by the exons ATGTCGTCGTGGATAAAGAAGAGCTTATCATGTTTTCATCACGACAAACAGCGTAATGATGGTAGATgcaagtgtaaaaaaaatatttgttcgaTATCTGATAAAAACATTCAATGTAATTTTGACGAAGAATTCAACAGTGAGATGTGTGTTGGAAATCTCGTGGAAGATGCGG gtcgTATTCATAAAGCGGTTGTGTCTAGGATGAATCCAGATACAAGAAGCATTTCAGTGGAATGGCTTGAAAATGGAGAAACAAAAGGCAAAGAG atTGATTTAGATGGGATCTTGGAGTTGAATCCTCAATTACGTTCAAATATTCCCAGTATTACTATGGTTGCTCAAAATGGTACTAATATACCAACAACTAGCAAGTTAGCGAGg tattCCACTAAAGCTTCAATACAagcatttacaaataataaag gttcatATAAAGGAACAAAACCAGTTAGTAGGCAAACCAATCATTATTCACCAGCAGTGAATGGCACTGGAGAAGTTTTATCAACAACTGTTCCCTGTACACCTTTAAACCCTCCAACCCAATATCAACAAATTCCTGTATTAAAACCAGCAGATCCACCACCTCAAACACAACAACTAACTCACTTGTACAGCAATAATACAGCAGGAGCAATCCGTGGCTCAAATACTACTACAGTAGCAGCAGCCgcagctgctgctgctgcagcTGCCAAAGATAGACGGAGTAATGTAGTTAAGGAAGTtgctaaattgaaaaaaaaccgaGAGGAAAGGCGACAACGTCAAGCTGaattaaaagaagaaaaagaagCATTAATGAACATGGACCCTGGTAATCCAAATTGGGAGTTTCTTGCTATGATTAG agatTATCAAtctaatttagattttaaacctTTGAGAGACTCTGAAGTAGTTGAAGATCATCAAATTTCTGTTTGTGTCAGAAAAAGGCCACTTAATAAAAAAG aattaaatcgGAAAGAAGTTGATGTTGTTGCAATTCCATCTAAAAATCAGGTTATTGTTCATGAACCTAAAAACAAAGTAGatcttacaaaatatttagaaaaccaGCATTTCCGATTTGATTATGCCTTTGACGAGACTTGCACTAATGAGACGGTTTATAA atatacTGCAAGACCTCTTGTTAAAACCATATTCGATGGTGGCATGGCAACATGCTTTGCTTACGGACAAACCGGAAGTGGTAAGACACATACTATGGGTGGAGATTTCCATGGGAAAACACAAGACTGTAAAAAAGGCATTTATGCTATGGCTGCTAAAGATGTTTTCCGTTTTTTGAATTCGCCTAGTTATTCGCCATTAAATCTGGTTGTTACTGCTagcttttttgaaatatacagTGGCAag GTGTTTGACTTGCTGGGTGATAAAGCCAAGTTAAGAGTACTCGAAGATGGTATGCAAAAAGTACAAGTAGTTGGTCTTACTGAAAAAGTAGTTACTACAGTAGAtgaagtattgaaaataattaatgacggCAATAGTGCtag GACATCTGGTCAGACATCTGCCAATAGTAACTCTTCAAGGTCTCATGCCGTTTTCCAAATTGTATTGCGTATACCAggtttaaatcaaatacatggaaaattttcattaatagatTTAGCTGGAAATGAAAGAGGTGCCGACACGTCATCGGCCAACCGACAAACac gaaTGGAAGGtgcagaaataaataaatctctaCTTGCACTGAAAGAGTGTATCCGTGCTTTAGGCAAAAAAGGTTCTCATTTACCTTTTAGAGCAAGTAAATTAACACAAGTACTTAAAGATTCTTTTGTTGGTGAAAATACTAAGACCTGTATG attGCAATGATAAGTCCAGGACTAAGCTCATGTGAACATTCTCTGAACACGCTCCGTTACGCTGACCGTGTTAAAGAATTGGACGCATCAGATCCTGCTGCTGGCGAAGTTCATGCTCCCATGTATACTTCACCACCAAGTCGTTCTCCGAATATGTCTCGTAAGTTACAGGATGTCAGTATGGTTGATGACGATTTAGCAGCATTAAGATCGCttaat GAAGGTGAATTGTCAGCAGACTTATACAATTTCCACGAAGCCGTTTCCCAACTGCAAGAACAAGAAGATGAAATGCTAGATAAACACAAGTCATTATTAGAATCTGGACAGAAATGGTTACAAAAAGACAAACAGTTGTTGGCAATGACTAAGAATGTTGACTACGATCAAGATG